The Opitutaceae bacterium nucleotide sequence CCTCATCGCCGGCCTGACCGCATTGACCGATCTTGACTGGATGCTGGGCTACCTCTGGCTCGGCTACCACCTGGTCTTCTGGGCCTGGCGGCAGACCACGATAGGCGGGATTGTCATGAACCTGAAGGTCGTGCGACTGGACGGGCAGAAACTCAGCTTCGGTGTCGTCGCGGTCCGCTCCCTCGCCAGCATCTTTTCCGGTCTCGTCGTCGGCCTCGGCTTCTTCTGGGCCAGCTGGGATGAAGAACGCCAGTCCTGGCACGACAAGATCGCCGGCACCACCATCGTCCGGGTTCCCAAGGGGACGTCGCTCCTGTAATCCCGACAGCCCCGTGGAGCCGAGGACTCCTGTCCGGCCAGAGGTTCCGTCTCGGCACCCGCCACTACAATCTACAAAGCCAGACCCTGTTCGCATACCCGCGCTTGACGTTATAACTTCTGTGCATACATTGCGGACATGGTCCTGGAATTGAAATTGCGGAAGATCGGCAATTCGGTCGGCGTTATTCTCCCGAAGGAAGCGCTTGCCCATCTCGGAGCGGCCGAAGGTGACACTGTTTCGGTCACAGAGGGACCGGAAGGCAGTCTGCGATTCAGTCCGACCCGGGCGGAGGTCAATCGCCAATTGGAGGCGGTTCAGCAGGTCATGAGGCGTTATCGGCAGACTCTGCGCGAGCTGGCCAAGTGAAAGAGCCCGAATGGCTTTTCCCGGAGGCAGTCGCTGCCGCTCATGAACAGTCTCTGGCCCAATTCGGCGGCCAACCAGGGATTCGAGACCCGGGTATGCTCGACTCGGCCCTCAATAAACCGATCCACCTCTTCGTTTACGGCAAGAGGGATCTCTTCGAACTCGCCGCTGCCTATGGCTTCGGCATCATCGCGAATCATCCGTTTATCGACGGCAACAAACGGACTGGTTTTCTCGCCGCAGTGGTCTTCCTCGAACGCAATGGATACCGTTTCCACGCAAATGAAGCAGCCGCTGCTGTTGAGACGCTCGCCCTGGCCGCAGGAGAAACCTCCGAGACGGCTTATGCGGCCTGGTTGAAGGCGAACGCGAGCCGGATCAATCCAGGAAAACGGAAACCCGGACGATGACCCGTCTTGATGACCCCAAGGGCACGTTCGTGCGGCAAGTTCGAAGCACCGAGGAGTCGCGGGCTCCTGTCCGCCCAGAGGTTCCGTCTTGGCACCCGTCAACCACAATCTACAAAGCCTGACCCTCTCCGTCCCTCCCGACCCTTTGGGATCCCCCTTTCGGTGACGTCGGCCACTGTCTTGATCCGGCCCATGCGATCGTAGGTGTAGGTCACGGCCAGGGTCATGAGCTCAGGGTCAAGGTTGTCGTCGAGGGTTGCCGCCAGGTTCCAGATTACACTAAATCGAGAGTTTCAACCAATGACCCCAGAAGGGCGAAAACCACCGGAATGAAAAAGGCAACTAAACAGCACATTCCCAAGGCAATTCCGAGATTCGCCATACTCTTGCCGGCTGGTTCGGTCGAATCTTGAAAGCGAAGTTTCGACAATCTGCCGAGTTGGATTGCGAGTATCGGCGGGAAAATCAGAATCGTTCCACCCAGAAGGCTAAAGAGACCTAGGATTAAGGACGCAACCGCCAGTGGCATTCCGTTTGGCGTTCCGGGATCCGGGGGAGCAAATATCCCATCCCGGGGAAGATTCCAGAGCCCCCAGGCGGAAATCAACAACGCGCCGACGGCGGTCAGGATCAACAGGCTGAAAACCACATCAAACGCACCATAGGCTGAAAGGGAGATGAAAAACCAAACGATCAGTCCGACGGCGAACAGCGAACCCGTTGCGGCTGTCTTCAGAATTTCCCTCCACTCAGTGATCGAGAGCACCCCTCTCTCGACTCCGCGACGGATCTGCCGGATTCCAAACCAGAACCCGCACCAGAGAATCGGGACCGAGAGCAGAACAACAGGCGATCTCACGCCATGAGCGAGTGACCGAAAAGTCATTTCTCGCGACCGGGTGACACGCTCCATCAGGGAACGTCGAGAAGGCCCATGGTTCCCATCCCTGATCTCCAAGAACGCGAACCAGCGGTCATCGCGCCCCCCAGCGCTGGCCTGTAGAATGACCCCGGTGTCCCATTTCCAGAGCCTGAGATCCCCTCCACATCGGTCCTTAATCCCGGGCTCGATCAGAGGTTCCCCATAGGTGGTTTTCTGCTCGAGACCAAGGGATTCAGCGATGGAGCATGCATCCATCTTGGGCAAATCCGGCGTGTATCCAACCACGGAAACAACGCGACCGTCTTCGTCGGCCTCGACGCTGTATCTCGAGAACCTTGGATCGCGACCGGGGGGCATTCCCCGGCTCCAGTGTCCCACAACGGTCTGCTCCCAACCACCAGAGTCGAAGATCTCTCCAAGGGTGATTCCAAAGAGCCCTTCCGGTGGCTCATATCTGATTTCTTCCGATTGCCCCGACAGAGCGACAAAGAGCAGAAATGCAGCGAATGGAGTTAATGGATGTTTCCTGAAGAAGCAGTTTTTCATGGAAGGGAGAAGGGGAAGGGGTCAGCCCTTACTTTTTGCCGCAAGCCGCTTCTTGTGATCCCTTGCTGTTTTCTGATCGGATCGACCAAATGATCCCGTAAGGCGAGAAACCATGGCCGGTGGGCCCATGTTGAGTTTTTCTCCCAACCACCGGTTGCCGACGCTGGTGCGTCTCTTCATCGACCACGCCAAGGCGGCCTTCCATTCTGCCGATTTCTTGTCGTCGCGGACGTCATCTGCGGTCTTGCCCAATGCTTTCATCTGATCGGTCAGCAGGAGGTCCCATTCGATTTCATTGAGCTCACGCAGTTCTTTACCCCCCCAGTCTTTTGCGAGATCCATCTTCTTGAAGTCCTCCCAGACGGCTCTTCGAAATGAATCCGTTCCCAGAATTGTTCCTTGGGACAGTCCATCGAAGGCTCTTCCCTTTTGGACAGGACTGAGACCATTGAGTTCGTCCAACAGTTTTCGATAACGACGCCAATCTGCAGGGGTGTCCGCCTGACTGGTGATTCCCGGCAACCAATCGCCACACTGCAGGAACGGCGGACGAGTCTTCTTTCGGAGGAACTTCGGGAAGCTGCTCCAGCTATGACTTTCCAGGTTGGCGACGGTGACCAGTCCTGCCCTTACGGGATTCAGGTGAATGTAATTGATCACCCGCAGCCAATGCTCGCCCGGTTCGACCAGGATTGCCTTGTAGCGGCCCTGAAAGACGTGTCCTTGTTCTTTGAAGTAGCTGTTGAACCGGTTGCCGAAGGTGCTCTGCAGCCACTGCATCCCCTCGACCAGATTTCCTTTCGGGGTCGCCAAAGCCAGATGGAAGTGGTTGCGCATGATGCAGTAGGCGCCCAACTCCCATCCACAGCGCTCACAAGTCTCGAAGAGAGTCTTCTCGAATGCCTGCGCCGTCCCGAGACCACTGAAAAGATCCTGTCGGAAGTTGCCCCTGTTGATCACATGATAGAGCGCTCCGGCAAATTGAATCCTTGGTTTGCGCGCCACGATCGAGGGGTAGGAGATAGACCCGATCGGGTCAACAGCAAAGAGTAAGGGCTGACCCCTTTTCTTTGGCCCCTTTTCTTTGGCCCCTGAGGTGCGGGTGAATCACCGAGTCGCCTCCCGGGCATGGCAGGCCCCAGTGGCCTGCCGGCTTGCGCCCGCCATCACTTGGGCACAGATTGATGGCATGAACTTCGACTTGAGGAGGCAGTTGACAGTGGCCCTCGAGAACGAGCCGGGGCGCCTCGCCGCGATCAGCCGGATCCTGGCCGAGGCCGGCCATTCCATCCACGGCCTCTGTGTGATCGACAACATCGAGCAGGGGGTTGTCCGCATGCTCGTCAGCGATCCCGGAAGCTGTGCCGACCTCCTCAACCACCACGGATTCTGCGTGGTTGAATCCGAGGTTCTCGCCATCTCCGTCCCCAATCTCAAGGGCGTCTTTGCCCGGGTGACCCGGGTCCTGGCCGAAAACCGGATCAATGTCGACTACGCCTATCTGACCGCGGGCGAAGGGAGCGACACCAGCCTCATGGTGATGAAAGTCTCCGATCTGGTGGCGGCCGAAAGTGTTCTTGTCGCGCTCAACGAATCCGGCGACGGATCGCCGGTGATCTGATCGGGCGGGCCGTCCGCTTCAGCTGATCCGAAGCACCGGCCACCGGGTCAGGGTATTACCGGCCGCACCCCGTCCCTTCACCCCGATGGTCGCGAAATCGAACTCGAACTCTTTGATCCGCGCCCGGCACCGGCCCGAGAGCCGCACCTTGACCACCGGAGGGCTGGCCTCCTCGCCGACTTCGAAGAAATGGATCTTTGAGCCCGCCTGGCCACGTGTCAGGTCGTAGACCTTGTCCCTGGTGACCCCGGAGATACTGAATCGCTTCACGAGGGTCTTGCCCGAGCCCCCGTCCAGATAAGCCATCGAATAGACCGGAGTCTCGTCCTTCTTGAAGAGGGCGACATGGATGATCTCCTTTCCCATGAAAACCTTGTCGCCGACCCGTGATACCCGGAAGGTGCCGTCCGCCATGAAGCAGACGACATCGTCGAGCGTGGAACAGTCACAGACGAATTCATCCTTGCGCAGACCGGTCCCGATAAAGCCCTCTGCCCGGTTGACGTAGAGCTTCTCCGTCGCGAGGGCGATCTCCGCCGCCGCCACCGCCTCGATTGTCTCGATTTTCGTCCGGCGCTCACAGTTCTTTCCGTACTTCTCCTTCAGACCGGCAAACCAGGCGATGGCGTAGTCGGTCAACTGCCGGAGATTGCGCTTCACATCCTTGATCTCCTTCTCGATCCCCTTGATGTGCTCCTCCGCCTGGAAACGGTTGTAGGCCGAGATCCGTTTGATCCGGATTTCGGTCAGGCGCACGATGTCCTCCTCCGTCACCGGCCGGCGCAGGCGGTCGAGGAAAGGTTCGAGGCCGATCCGGATCTCCTCCAGGACACTTTCCCATGTCTTTGATTTCTCGATACGCCGGTAGATCCGCTCCTCGATGAAGATCCGTTCCAGGGATTCCGCATGCCAGCGATCCTCGAGCTCCCCGAGACGGATCTCCAGTTCCTGTTTGAGCAGGCCCACGGTGCGGGCTGTGCTGCGACGGACGATCTCGCTCACCGTGGTGAAGAACGGCTTGTCGTTGTCGATCACGCAGGCGTTCGGAGCCAGGCTGACCTCGCAGTCGGTGAAGACATAGAGCTGGTCAATCGCGTTCGAAGTGTCGGTCCCCGGCGGAAGATGGACAAGAATCTCGACCTTCTCCGAGGTGTTGTCGTCGATGTGGCGGATCTTGATCTTGCCCTTGGCCGAGGCACTGATGATCGAATCGATCAGCGAGGTGGTCGTCGTGCCGAAGGGAAGCTCGGTAATGGCGAGGACATACTTGGAAGGCTGTTCAATCCGCGCCCGCACCCGCACCCGGGATCCGCGCAGTCCGTCATTGTAGGCTGCGAAATCGGCGAGGCCTCCGCTCGGGAAGTCGGGAAGAAGCTGGAAGGGCTCGCCCCGCAGGCAGGCGATCGAGGCATCGATCAATTCGTTGAAATTGTGTGGAAGAACGCGGGTCGAGAGGCCGACCGCGATCCCTTCGGCACCGTCGACGAGAAGGAGGGGGAACTTGGCGGGCAGGGTGACCGGCTCCTTCTTGCGTCCGTCGTAGGAAGCCTGCCAGACCGTGGTCTTGGGATTGAAGAGCACGTCCTTGGCAAAGGCCGTCAGCCGGGCCTCAATGTAGCGGGAGGCGGCCGCTCCGTCCCCGGTCAGCGAATTGCCGAAATTGCCCTGGGGATCGATGAGCAGACCCCGCTGACCCATCGCGACGAGGGCCGCGCAGATTGATGCATCTCCGTGAGGGTGGAGCGCCATGGCCTGTCCCACGATATTGGCCACCTTGTGAAAGCGGCCGTCGTCCATCTCGAAGAGGGTCTGCAGGATGCGCCGCTGGACCGGCTTCAGGCCGTCATCCAGGTGCGGGACCGCCCGGTCGAGGATGACGTAGCTGGCATACTGGAGAAACCAGTTGCGGTACTGCCCGGCCAAGAGGGCGCCCCCGGTCCCGGTCCCTCCCCGGTCCGCGACCGGGCCATCGTCCTCCCCCGAGAGGTCAGACACCTCCTCCTCCTCACCCGGAAAATCGGTCGGGATGGGCTGATCCGACGCTTCCGGCGGAGCCTGGCCGTCTCCGAAGGGCAACTCGAGCGATTCCTCCCCTTTCTTCGTCCGCTTCCGCTTCATGCGTTGATCAGATCCTTCTCCACCATGAGATTCTCAATGATGAATTCCTGCCGCTCGGCGGAGTTCTTGCCCATGTAGAAGGCGAGCAACCGGTCGACATCATGAACCTGGGCAAGGGTGACCGGGTCGAGTCGGATGTTCTCGCCGATGAAATCCTTGAATTCGCCCGAGGAGATTTCGCCCAGACCCTTGAACCGGGTCACTTCAGCCGTCTTGCCCAAGGCCTCCAGCGCCCGGTCGCGCTCGGTTTCGTTGTAACAGTAAAGCGTCTTCTTCCGGTTGCGGACTCGAAAGAGGGGGGTCTGCAGGATTGAGAGATGACCGTTGCGGATCAGGTCCGGAAAGAACTGGACGAAGAACGAAATCAGGAGCAGCCGGATATGCATGCCGTCGACATCGGCGTCCGTCGCGATGATCACCTTGTTGTAACGCAATGTCTCGAGACCATCCTCGATGTTCAGGGCGGCCTGAAGGAGATTGAACTCCTCGTTCTCGTAGCAGACCCGCTTGCTCAGCCCGTAGGTGTTGAGCGGTTTGCCCTTCAGGGCGAAAACGGCCTGGGTCGCCACATCGCGACAGGCGGTCAGGGAACCTGCAGCCGAATCGCCCTCCACGATGAAGATCGAGGATTCTTCCGCCTTCTTGTCCCTGGTATTCAGGTGAACCCGGCAGTCGCGCAGCTTCTTGTTGTGCAGATTGGCCTTCTTGGCCCGATCCCGGGCGATGTCACGGATCCCGGCCAATTCCTTGCGCTCCCGCTCGGAGGTCTGGATCTTCTTCTGCAGGGCCTCCGCGGTGGCGGGATTACGGTGGAGGTAATTGTCCAGTTCGCTCTTGAGGAAACTGACCACGAAGTTGCGCACACTCGGGCCGCCCGGTCCCATCTCGGCCGACCCGAGCTTGACCTTGGTCTGCGACTCAAAGACCGGCTCCTGAACCCGGATGGAGACCGCGGCCACAATCGAGGCCCGCACATCGGCCGCGTCGTAGTCCTTCTTGAAGAACTCCCTGACCGTCTTGACGATGCCCTCGCGGAATGCCGCCAGATGGGTGCCGCCCTGCGTCGTGTTCTGTCCGTTGACGAAGGAGGCGATGTCCTCGCCGTAGTGGCTTCCGTGGGAGAAGGCGATCTCGATGTCATCCCCCTTGAGGTGGATGGCCGGATAGAGCAGATCACCCGTTTGGTTGTGCTCGAGATAATCGAGAAGGCCGCGCTCCGAACGGAAAGTCTTCCCGTTGAAGACCAGGGTCAGTCCCGTATTGAGGAAGGCGTAGTTCCAGAGCATTTCCTCGATGTATTCACGCTTGTAACTGAAAGGACCGAAAAGCGCCTCGTCCGGGACGAAGGAAATGCAGGTGCCGTCCCGCTCCTTGGTCGGGGCCAGCCGGTGTTCCCGCACCAGGCGCCCTTCCGAGAATTCGGCCTGCTTGACCTTGCCGTCCCGGAAGGATTCGGCCTGGAAACGGGCGGAGAGCGCATTGACCGCCTTGGTCCCGACCCCGTTCAGCCCGACCGATTTCTGAAAGGTCTCGGAATCGTACTTCGCCCCGGTGTTCATCCGGGAGACCGCGTCGACCAGCTTGCCTTGGGGAATTCCCCGTCCGAAATCACGGATGGTCACGGTCTTGTCTGTAAGTGAAATTTCGATACGTTTTCCAAAACCCATGGCGTACTCGTCGATCGAGTTGTCGACCACTTCCTTCAGAAGGACATAGATGCCGTCATCCGGGCTGGTCCCGTCGCCCAGCTTGCCGACATACATGCCGGGACGCAGGCGGATGTGCTCGTGCGATTCGAGGGTTCGGATGCTTTTCTCGTTGTAGGCGTTCGCCATGGATCAATGGAAAGCGAAAAGCCATAACCCACAAGGAAGAACCGGGGACCCGTCAAGCGTTCTCCTGCGAAGTCCCCCTTTCCTCCCTGAGGCGATCACCCCAGTCCAAGGGAGCCTTTTCGACCGATCGATGCGCAACCTGGCCGACCGGTTCATCAGGCCGGTGTTTAGAAATACTGATTCCGAATATTCGTTCATCTTGCGGCAGTCTCCCGCCGATAGGCTCCGGGAAAGGGAGATCTGCACCATGGTATTGACACAAGACACGAAGAAAGACCCGGCCGGCCAGACCTGCGGCCGAACCGAATCCTGCAACGGCCAGTGCCGCTGTCGCCGCCACACGGCGGAGCCGGCCCCCGACAGACCGGCGCCGGCCGACCGGAGGGATTTCCTCGAAATGGCTTTGAAGGCGAGTCTCCTGAGCCTGCCCGTGGTCGGGCTGCTCAACCAACGGGCCGCGGCGGCTGAACTCCCCCCCATTCCCAAAGGACTGGTGCCCATGCGCTCCCCGGCCCACCGGCAGGCTTTCAGTGAAACCCGGGAGGCCACGCCGACCGCGTTCGCCCACCCGATGGCCGCAGCCGAACCCGGCGGCTCCGGGAACAGCGGGAATCCGCCGTCCCTGGCGGTCATCGCACTGAACCGGATGGGCTTTGGCCCCCGGGACGGGGATGTCGCCGCTTTCAACGCGCTCGGTTCGACCGATGAACAACGCCTCGCCGCTTACGTCGATCAGCAGCTCAACCCCGCCTCGATCGACGACAGCGCCCTGGAAACCCGTCTCGAGGAGGCCGGATACACCACCCTGAAAAAGCCCCACCCCCAACTCTGGGCGGATCACTTCGGGAAGGACTACAACATCCGGCAGCTTCCCTTCTGGGAAACCGAACGGGCCGCTTTTACACGCGCCATCTTCTCGAAACGACAGCTTTCCGAGGTTCTCGCGGATTTCTGGCACAACCACTTCAATATCTACGCCGACAATTCCCAGATTGCCCCCGGTTGGGTCAGCTACGACCGTGACGTCATCCGCGGTCATATGCTCGGCAATTTCCGCCAGATGCTCGAGGCGGTCGGCACCCATCCGGCCATGCTCTATTACCTCGACAACTTCAAGAGCACCAATGCCGGACCAAACGAGAACTACGCCCGGGAACTCTTCGAACTGCACGGTCTCGGCGTGGCCCACTATTACGGTGTCGGCCGGCAGGCGGACGTCCCCAAGGATGGCAGCGGCCGCCCGCTCGGCTACTGCGATGACGACGTTTACGAAGCCACCCGGGCCTTCACGGGATGGACCATTGATTTCGACACCGGAACCCTTCTCTACCGCGCGGACCGGCATGACCGCTTCCAGAAGACGGTTCTCGGACAGATGATGCCGGCCGATCAGGCGCCGCTCCGCGACGGCGAATTGGTCTACGACCTCATCGCCCGCCATCCCGGCACCGCCCGCCACATCGCCCGCAAACTGTGCAAGCGCCTGATCGCCGACAACCCGCCCGAAGACGTTGTCGCCGAAGCCGCGGCCGTTTTTTCCGCCAACATCGACGCACCCGATCAACTCAAACGCGTCACCCGGGCGATCCTGCTTTCCCAGGCCTTCCGCAATACCTGGGGCCAGAAGTCCAAAAGGCCGTTTGAAACGATCTGCTCCACCCTGCGGGCCTGCGGCCTGAGCCATACCATCCGGATGGATGATCGCTTCAGCAACGATCTCACCTACTACGCCCGGATCACCGGGCACCCGATCTTCCGATGGCAGACCCCCGACGGCTTTCCGGACAACCGCGAGGACTGGCTGAGTTCCTCGTCTCTCATCATGTCCTGGCGCGCCCTCAACCGCTTTTCGGAGTCGAGGCATGACGACAACACACTCGTCCTTGACGTTCTCGGCGCAACCCCGACCGGCGCCCGCAGTGCCAACCAACTGGCCGACTACTGGATCAACCGGATTCTCGGCCGACCGATGTCGGCCGCGGGACGCGA carries:
- a CDS encoding transposase, translating into MARKPRIQFAGALYHVINRGNFRQDLFSGLGTAQAFEKTLFETCERCGWELGAYCIMRNHFHLALATPKGNLVEGMQWLQSTFGNRFNSYFKEQGHVFQGRYKAILVEPGEHWLRVINYIHLNPVRAGLVTVANLESHSWSSFPKFLRKKTRPPFLQCGDWLPGITSQADTPADWRRYRKLLDELNGLSPVQKGRAFDGLSQGTILGTDSFRRAVWEDFKKMDLAKDWGGKELRELNEIEWDLLLTDQMKALGKTADDVRDDKKSAEWKAALAWSMKRRTSVGNRWLGEKLNMGPPAMVSRLTGSFGRSDQKTARDHKKRLAAKSKG
- a CDS encoding DUF4190 domain-containing protein, whose amino-acid sequence is MKNCFFRKHPLTPFAAFLLFVALSGQSEEIRYEPPEGLFGITLGEIFDSGGWEQTVVGHWSRGMPPGRDPRFSRYSVEADEDGRVVSVVGYTPDLPKMDACSIAESLGLEQKTTYGEPLIEPGIKDRCGGDLRLWKWDTGVILQASAGGRDDRWFAFLEIRDGNHGPSRRSLMERVTRSREMTFRSLAHGVRSPVVLLSVPILWCGFWFGIRQIRRGVERGVLSITEWREILKTAATGSLFAVGLIVWFFISLSAYGAFDVVFSLLILTAVGALLISAWGLWNLPRDGIFAPPDPGTPNGMPLAVASLILGLFSLLGGTILIFPPILAIQLGRLSKLRFQDSTEPAGKSMANLGIALGMCCLVAFFIPVVFALLGSLVETLDLV
- a CDS encoding DNA gyrase/topoisomerase IV subunit A yields the protein MKRKRTKKGEESLELPFGDGQAPPEASDQPIPTDFPGEEEEVSDLSGEDDGPVADRGGTGTGGALLAGQYRNWFLQYASYVILDRAVPHLDDGLKPVQRRILQTLFEMDDGRFHKVANIVGQAMALHPHGDASICAALVAMGQRGLLIDPQGNFGNSLTGDGAAASRYIEARLTAFAKDVLFNPKTTVWQASYDGRKKEPVTLPAKFPLLLVDGAEGIAVGLSTRVLPHNFNELIDASIACLRGEPFQLLPDFPSGGLADFAAYNDGLRGSRVRVRARIEQPSKYVLAITELPFGTTTTSLIDSIISASAKGKIKIRHIDDNTSEKVEILVHLPPGTDTSNAIDQLYVFTDCEVSLAPNACVIDNDKPFFTTVSEIVRRSTARTVGLLKQELEIRLGELEDRWHAESLERIFIEERIYRRIEKSKTWESVLEEIRIGLEPFLDRLRRPVTEEDIVRLTEIRIKRISAYNRFQAEEHIKGIEKEIKDVKRNLRQLTDYAIAWFAGLKEKYGKNCERRTKIETIEAVAAAEIALATEKLYVNRAEGFIGTGLRKDEFVCDCSTLDDVVCFMADGTFRVSRVGDKVFMGKEIIHVALFKKDETPVYSMAYLDGGSGKTLVKRFSISGVTRDKVYDLTRGQAGSKIHFFEVGEEASPPVVKVRLSGRCRARIKEFEFDFATIGVKGRGAAGNTLTRWPVLRIS
- a CDS encoding DUF1800 domain-containing protein; translation: MVLTQDTKKDPAGQTCGRTESCNGQCRCRRHTAEPAPDRPAPADRRDFLEMALKASLLSLPVVGLLNQRAAAAELPPIPKGLVPMRSPAHRQAFSETREATPTAFAHPMAAAEPGGSGNSGNPPSLAVIALNRMGFGPRDGDVAAFNALGSTDEQRLAAYVDQQLNPASIDDSALETRLEEAGYTTLKKPHPQLWADHFGKDYNIRQLPFWETERAAFTRAIFSKRQLSEVLADFWHNHFNIYADNSQIAPGWVSYDRDVIRGHMLGNFRQMLEAVGTHPAMLYYLDNFKSTNAGPNENYARELFELHGLGVAHYYGVGRQADVPKDGSGRPLGYCDDDVYEATRAFTGWTIDFDTGTLLYRADRHDRFQKTVLGQMMPADQAPLRDGELVYDLIARHPGTARHIARKLCKRLIADNPPEDVVAEAAAVFSANIDAPDQLKRVTRAILLSQAFRNTWGQKSKRPFETICSTLRACGLSHTIRMDDRFSNDLTYYARITGHPIFRWQTPDGFPDNREDWLSSSSLIMSWRALNRFSESRHDDNTLVLDVLGATPTGARSANQLADYWINRILGRPMSAAGRDEIVTFMGAGTNPDLALKLDPDSGTHERLRAMIALITMAPEFLRR
- a CDS encoding DNA topoisomerase IV subunit B; translation: MANAYNEKSIRTLESHEHIRLRPGMYVGKLGDGTSPDDGIYVLLKEVVDNSIDEYAMGFGKRIEISLTDKTVTIRDFGRGIPQGKLVDAVSRMNTGAKYDSETFQKSVGLNGVGTKAVNALSARFQAESFRDGKVKQAEFSEGRLVREHRLAPTKERDGTCISFVPDEALFGPFSYKREYIEEMLWNYAFLNTGLTLVFNGKTFRSERGLLDYLEHNQTGDLLYPAIHLKGDDIEIAFSHGSHYGEDIASFVNGQNTTQGGTHLAAFREGIVKTVREFFKKDYDAADVRASIVAAVSIRVQEPVFESQTKVKLGSAEMGPGGPSVRNFVVSFLKSELDNYLHRNPATAEALQKKIQTSERERKELAGIRDIARDRAKKANLHNKKLRDCRVHLNTRDKKAEESSIFIVEGDSAAGSLTACRDVATQAVFALKGKPLNTYGLSKRVCYENEEFNLLQAALNIEDGLETLRYNKVIIATDADVDGMHIRLLLISFFVQFFPDLIRNGHLSILQTPLFRVRNRKKTLYCYNETERDRALEALGKTAEVTRFKGLGEISSGEFKDFIGENIRLDPVTLAQVHDVDRLLAFYMGKNSAERQEFIIENLMVEKDLINA
- a CDS encoding type II toxin-antitoxin system death-on-curing family toxin, which encodes MKEPEWLFPEAVAAAHEQSLAQFGGQPGIRDPGMLDSALNKPIHLFVYGKRDLFELAAAYGFGIIANHPFIDGNKRTGFLAAVVFLERNGYRFHANEAAAAVETLALAAGETSETAYAAWLKANASRINPGKRKPGR
- a CDS encoding ACT domain-containing protein, which encodes MNFDLRRQLTVALENEPGRLAAISRILAEAGHSIHGLCVIDNIEQGVVRMLVSDPGSCADLLNHHGFCVVESEVLAISVPNLKGVFARVTRVLAENRINVDYAYLTAGEGSDTSLMVMKVSDLVAAESVLVALNESGDGSPVI